In Hwangdonia lutea, a single window of DNA contains:
- a CDS encoding VOC family protein: protein MLSPFHLAIPVYNLETCRTFYRDILNCEEGRSSDHWVDFNFFGHQLVIHYKPKTDTDLHTNAVDGKSVPVPHFGVVLPWDVFHAFAEDLKSKNVEFSIEPYIRFEGLVGEQATMFFYDPSGNALEFKAFKDANQLFAK, encoded by the coding sequence GTGCTATCTCCTTTTCATCTCGCCATTCCAGTTTATAATTTAGAAACTTGCAGAACCTTTTATCGCGATATTTTAAATTGCGAAGAAGGACGTAGCAGCGACCATTGGGTAGATTTTAACTTTTTTGGGCACCAATTGGTGATTCATTACAAACCAAAAACGGATACCGATTTACACACCAATGCGGTTGACGGAAAATCGGTTCCCGTGCCCCACTTCGGTGTCGTTTTACCTTGGGATGTTTTTCACGCTTTCGCGGAAGATTTAAAAAGCAAAAACGTTGAATTTAGTATTGAACCCTATATTAGGTTTGAAGGTTTGGTTGGTGAGCAAGCCACCATGTTTTTTTACGACCCATCGGGAAATGCTTTAGAATTTAAAGCCTTCAAAGACGCCAATCAATTATTTGCTAAATAG
- a CDS encoding YwaF family protein — translation MDFQVYNAIFLFNRVAIGSLEHILPILVSVLFCVFFIRHSKRKFTKSQQAKALHTFGCLVSLVVLTFHLYHVSLGNYSIKTDLPLYLCSLVALLIPIFTYFRKFWMYEILLFWIIAGTTHGVLTPDIAEGFPTFDYFRYWTVHLGLLIIIFYAIFVFKMKPTFKSVFKSFVALQCYFVFMVIINFILNANYFYLNEKPQSASVLDYFGEWPVYITVVQIIIIPYFLLIYFPFYLVERSRKKKISAI, via the coding sequence ATGGATTTTCAGGTTTATAACGCCATTTTTTTATTTAATAGAGTCGCAATTGGAAGTTTAGAGCATATACTACCCATTCTTGTTTCCGTACTATTTTGTGTTTTTTTCATTAGACATTCCAAACGAAAATTCACTAAAAGTCAGCAAGCTAAAGCGTTACACACATTTGGTTGTTTGGTTTCCTTAGTTGTATTGACATTCCATTTATACCATGTAAGTTTGGGAAATTACAGCATCAAAACAGATTTGCCTTTGTATTTGTGCAGTTTGGTAGCCTTGCTAATCCCCATTTTTACTTATTTCAGGAAATTTTGGATGTACGAAATATTATTGTTTTGGATAATTGCAGGAACGACGCACGGTGTTTTAACACCAGATATTGCCGAGGGTTTTCCAACCTTTGATTACTTTAGATATTGGACCGTACACCTGGGATTATTAATCATTATTTTTTATGCCATTTTTGTTTTTAAAATGAAGCCTACATTTAAAAGTGTTTTTAAATCGTTTGTTGCGTTGCAGTGCTACTTTGTTTTTATGGTGATTATCAATTTTATTTTAAATGCCAATTATTTTTATTTGAATGAAAAACCACAATCTGCATCTGTATTAGATTATTTTGGTGAATGGCCCGTGTATATCACAGTTGTTCAAATTATTATTATTCCTTATTTTTTGTTGATTTATTTTCCTTTTTATTTAGTAGAAAGAAGCCGAAAAAAGAAAATATCTGCTATTTAG
- a CDS encoding pseudouridine synthase: protein MSQSLKRINKFLSEAGYCSRREADKLIEAGRVTINGAVPEMGTKIAPNDVVHVDGEEIKNTKEAFVYLAFNKPVGIVCTTDTSVEKDNIIDFINYPRRIFPIGRLDKPSEGLILLTDDGDIVNKILRVSNNHDKEYIVTVDKPISQTFIKRMSGGIYLEELGKSTNKCVVKKINSNTFSIILTQGLNRQIRRMCEYLNYEVQTLKRIRIMNIKLDMPVGKYRELTKEEFSELNNLLEGSSKTYNKNSRKKK, encoded by the coding sequence TAAAACGTATCAATAAATTTTTAAGCGAAGCTGGATATTGCTCGCGCAGAGAAGCAGACAAACTCATTGAAGCTGGCAGAGTTACCATTAACGGCGCAGTGCCAGAAATGGGTACAAAAATAGCCCCCAACGATGTGGTGCATGTTGATGGTGAAGAAATTAAAAACACCAAAGAAGCCTTTGTTTATTTGGCGTTTAACAAACCTGTCGGTATAGTCTGTACCACGGATACAAGTGTTGAAAAAGATAATATTATCGATTTTATTAATTACCCGAGACGCATTTTTCCTATTGGCAGATTAGATAAACCCAGCGAAGGCCTAATACTTTTAACAGACGATGGCGATATTGTAAATAAAATCCTTAGAGTCAGCAATAACCACGACAAAGAATACATTGTTACGGTTGATAAGCCTATTTCGCAAACCTTTATTAAAAGAATGTCCGGTGGAATTTACCTGGAGGAATTAGGGAAATCGACCAATAAATGTGTCGTTAAAAAAATTAATTCCAATACGTTCAGCATCATATTAACACAAGGTTTAAATCGGCAAATTCGTCGCATGTGCGAATATCTCAACTACGAAGTGCAAACGCTTAAGCGTATCAGGATTATGAATATTAAACTGGATATGCCTGTTGGTAAATATCGAGAATTGACCAAAGAGGAATTTAGCGAATTAAATAATCTTTTAGAGGGCTCAAGTAAAACTTACAATAAAAATAGTCGCAAAAAAAAATAG
- the folD gene encoding bifunctional methylenetetrahydrofolate dehydrogenase/methenyltetrahydrofolate cyclohydrolase FolD, translated as MTILDGKKTSNEIKEEIADNVNAMVKKGERVPHLAAILVGSDGASMTYVNAKVKACKRVGFDSTLIELPEYTTEEDLLEKINDLNTNVAIDGFIVQLPLPDQIDEQKVLMAINPDKDVDGFHPVNVGRMALDLPTFLPATPYGIMELLERYQIETSGKNVVVMGRSHIVGRPMSILMSQKRKAGDATVTVVHSRSKNLADITKKADIIVAAIGISEFLTGDMVKEDVVIIDVGITRVPDATKKNGYRLAGDVHFESVSKKASYITPVPGGVGPMTIAMLLKNTLLARERR; from the coding sequence ATGACAATTTTAGACGGAAAAAAAACAAGTAACGAAATTAAAGAAGAAATAGCAGATAACGTAAATGCTATGGTTAAAAAAGGCGAAAGAGTACCGCATCTCGCTGCTATTTTAGTCGGGTCGGATGGCGCAAGCATGACCTATGTTAACGCCAAAGTTAAAGCTTGTAAACGTGTTGGGTTTGATTCGACACTTATCGAGCTGCCCGAATACACAACCGAAGAGGATTTACTTGAAAAGATAAACGATTTAAATACCAACGTTGCCATTGATGGTTTTATCGTGCAGTTACCATTGCCCGATCAAATTGATGAACAAAAGGTGTTAATGGCAATAAATCCTGATAAAGATGTAGATGGTTTTCACCCTGTAAATGTGGGAAGAATGGCTTTAGATTTGCCAACATTTTTACCCGCAACACCATACGGAATCATGGAATTGTTAGAGCGCTATCAAATTGAAACTTCAGGTAAGAATGTGGTGGTTATGGGACGAAGCCATATTGTTGGTCGCCCGATGAGTATATTAATGAGCCAAAAAAGAAAAGCAGGCGATGCAACGGTAACTGTGGTTCATAGCCGCTCAAAAAACTTAGCAGACATCACCAAAAAAGCCGATATAATTGTTGCTGCCATAGGGATTTCAGAATTTTTAACGGGCGATATGGTTAAAGAAGATGTGGTTATCATTGATGTTGGTATTACGCGTGTGCCGGACGCAACTAAGAAAAATGGCTACAGATTAGCAGGCGATGTGCATTTTGAAAGTGTAAGTAAAAAAGCAAGCTATATTACGCCAGTTCCCGGTGGTGTTGGCCCCATGACGATTGCCATGTTGCTTAAAAACACATTGTTGGCAAGAGAAAGACGTTGA